The sequence below is a genomic window from Thermodesulfobacteriota bacterium.
TGTACCAGTTGGTCCGTGCTTCTGAAGTTGGAAACGTAAAGCCCTTTTTACGACTGTGCTTGCCCCCAAAATCTATCTTGTTGCCACTTATTATCGCATCCAATCCTGCGGCCGCTTACTTGAACATACCGGATTCATTGATGCGCTGCGGATCGCGCTGAACGAACGAACTCCGGTTTTCACCGACCTCCACACCGAAAAACACAACATGGCGCCTCACCTCAGCGTGGTGGCGCCCCTTTATTCCGACGTCGGATCTCCCCGGCCGTTGGGAACGCTCCTTCTGGTCAGCGACGCCAATGAGTTCCTTTTTCCGCTGATCCAGTCCTGGCCTCTGCCCAGCCGGACCGCGGAAACCCTGCTGGTGAGGCGCGATGGGGATGAGGCGCTGTTTCTGAACAGCCTGCGGCATCAGCCGGGAGCGGCGCTTAATCTTCGTATTCCCTTGAACCGAACCGACGTTCCCGCGGTCATGGCCATAATGGGGAAAGTCGGTGTCGTAAGAGGGAAGGATTACCGCGGCGTCGATGTCCTATCGGCCGTTTTGCCCGTACCGGATTCGCCCTGGTTTATTGTCTCCAAAATGGATACGGAAGAAGCCTTTGCCGGCTGGCGAAATCGATCGCTGCTGATTCTGTCGCTGATCGTCATTCTGACCGGAATGACGGTGGTGGCGGGTTTTGCCTTCTGGCAGCGGGAAAAGAAATATCATTTTCAGACGATTCTGATGTCGGAGGCGGCCCGGAAGGTTGATGAAGAACGATATCGCATTACCCTTCATTCCATTGGAGACGCCGTCATTGCCACTGATGCCGGCGGCCGGGTGACGATCATGAACGCCGTGGCTGAAAAGCTTACCGGCTGGAATGAAAATGAGGCGCGCCAGCGTCATCTGGATGGGGTCTTCCGCATCGTCAACGAAGAGACCGGCTCTACGGTGGAAAGCCCGGTAACCAAAGTACTTAATGAAGGCGTGGTAGTCGGACTGGCCAATCACACCATGCTTATTGCCAAAGACGGGGCCCGGCGGCCTATTGCCGACAGCGGCGCTCCCATCCGTGATGAGAACGGAAACATAACCGGCGTGGTGCTGGTCTTCCGGGATCAAACCGAGGAACGGGAGGCCAGGGAAGCCCTGTTTGAGTCGGAACAAAAACATCGCCGTCTGTTCGAAAGCATGACCGATGCCTTTGTATCCACCGACATGGCGGGCGTTTTACAGGAATTCAATCCCGCTTATCAGGCCATGCTGGGATATGACGACGGGGAACTCCGGCGTCTGACCTACCAGGACCTGACTCCGGAAAAGTGGCATGCGATGGAGTCCGAAATCGTCGAGAAACAAATTTTGAAAACAGGTTTTTCCGATGTTTATGAAAAAGAGTATCGTCGGCGGGACGGTTCCATTTTTCCGGTCGAGTTGCGTACCTTTTTAATCCGTGATGACGCCAATCAGCCTATCGGCATGTGGACCATCGTTCGGGATATCACCATACGCAAAAGGATGGAAAGAGAGTTGTCCTTGAGGAATCGTATCGCCGAAATCTTTCTTACCTCATCCAGTGAAGAAATGTATCTGAAAGTTCTGACCGACATCCTTGAAGAATTGGCCAGCCCCTTCGGCGTTTTTGGCTATCTGGATGAAAAGGGCGCTCTGGTTGTTCCCACCATGACCCGAACCGTATGGGATAGGTGCCGGATTCCGGATAAACAGTTTGTTTTCCCGCGCGAAACCTGGGGCGACAGCAGTTGGCCCCGGTGCTTGAGAATTAAACAGGCGACCTTCACTAATAAGCCGTCCGATCGTACGCCGGCGGGGCACATCCGAATCACACGTCATATTTCCATACCGCTTCTCCATATGGGAGAAGCGATAGGGCTGATTCAAGTGGCCAACAAGGACACCGACTATACGGTGGAAGATGTCTCCCTGCTGGAGACCATCGGAAAGTCTATCGCTCCAGTGCTTCAGGCGAGACTGGTCGCCGAAAGGCAATCGATCGAAAAGGAAAAACTGCATGAGCAATTGCTGCAGTCGCAAAAGATGGAGTCTGTTGGCCGCCTGGCCGGGGGGGTGGCTCATGATTTTAACAACATGCTCAACGTGATCCTGGGTTACGCGGAACTGGCGCTTGAAAAGGTCGCTTTGGGCGATCCCCTTCGCGATGACCTGACGGAAATTTTCGACGCGGGCCGCCGTTCAGCGGAAATCACCCATCAGCTTCTGGCCTTTGCCCGCAAACAGATCATTATCCCCAGGGCGCTTTCCCTTAACGATAACGTGGAGAAGTTACTCAAGATGCTGCGGCGGCTTATCGGAGAAGATATTGATCTGGTCTGGAAGCCGGGCCCCGGTTTATGGCCGGTTTACACGGATTCTTCACAGATCGATCAGATTCTGGCCAATCTTTGCGTCAATGCCCGGGATGCCATCGAGGGCGTCGGCAGGATCACCATTGAAACCGGAAATGTGATTCTGGACGATGCCTATTGTACCAACCATGCCGAGTTTATCCCGGGCGAGTTTGTCGTTCTGACCGTAAGCGACAACGGACGCGGTATGAACAATGAGATACGGCAACACATTTTTGAGCCGTTTTTTACCACCAAGGATGTGGGCGAGGGAACCGGTCTGGGCCTGGCCATGGTTTACGGAATTGCCCGGCAGAATAACGGATTTATCAATGTTTACAGTGAGGTCGGACAGGGGACCACCTTTAAAATTTATCTGCCTCGTTATATGGGGGCGGTGGAGATTACTGAAGTTCGGGATTCAATGGACATTCAGCCAGGCCGGGGAGAAACCGTGCTGGTGGTCGAGGACGAAGCCCCTGTCTTGCGCCTTTCCCGGAAAGTCCTTACCGAACTGGGGTATGTCGCGCTCGCGGCCCATAATCCCCGGGAGGCCCTGAAACTGGCCGGAGAACACCCGGGTGCGATTGATCTGCTGATAACCGACCTGGTCATGCCGGAAATGAACGGCCGTGATCTGGCGGAAAGGATGTTGACGCTATATCCCGCATTGAAAGTTCTGTTCATGTCGGGCTATACAAGCGAAACCATCTCCCGTCACGGCGTTCTGGAAAAAGGCGTTCATTTTATCCAGAAACCGTTTAACAAGAAAGACCTGGCCGGGAAGGTACGGGAAGCGCTGGATGAATGATGAATTCGGAATGGTGAATGAGGAATAGTGAATGAGGAATGAAACGCCTGACGGCGTCACTACGAACATGAAAGTGCCTGTAACGTGAGATGGGTGCTGTTTGTAGTGTGCCCGTAAGGGCATAAATTAANNNNNNNNNNNNNNNNNNNNNNNNNNNNNNNNNNNNNNNNNNNNNNNNNNNNNNNNNNNNNNNNNNNNNNNNNNNNNNNNNNNNNNNNNNNNNNNNNNNNATTCGGAATGGTGAATGAGGAATAGTGAATGAGGAATGAAACGCCTGACGGCGTCACTACGAACATGAAAGTGCCTGTAACGTGAGATGGGTGCTGTTTGTAGTGTGCCCGTAAGGGCATAAATTAACGCCTGACGGCGTCACTACGAACAGGAAAGTGCCTGTAACGTGAGATGGGTGCTGTTTGTAGTGTGCGCGTAAGGGCACAAATTAACTCCTGACGGCGTCACTACGAGCGGTTCGTGGTGTGCCACTGTTTGTAGTGTGCCCGTAAGGGCATCTTTAGAGTTCAAACCGTCACCGAGAGCTGATTATGGCAAAGAAATGGAGAGCCGATTCGGCCGGGCGGATAAAGTTTCTTATCGCCATCATGTTGCTGGCCATGTCGGTCGCTGGCATTCAATCGGCCGCGGCCGGCAACCGGCTCGTGACCGTGGGCGTTTATGAAAACTCCCCCAAAATCTTTACCGACGAATCGGGCAAACCTGCCGGCGTTTTCATCGATGTTATAGAAAATATCGCGCAGGCCGAGGGCTGGAACCTCCGGTATGTTTCCGGCACCTGGGGCGAAGGCCTGGACCGGTTGAAGAACGGCGAGATCGATCTGATGCCTGACGTGGCTTATACCCCGGCCAGAGAAGAGATTTATGCGTTTCACCGGACGCCGGTTCTGTCCTCCTGGTATCAGGTATATGCCCGCAAGGGAAGCGGAATCCGGTCGATCCTGGACCTGTCCGGAAAACGGATTGTTGTTCTGGAACGCTCGGTGCAGCAGGATGCCTTTGCCCGGCTGTCCGGCGGTTTCGGCCTGAACGCCACGATTATTTCCCTGGCGGATTACCGGGCTACTTTTGAACTGGTGGCTCGCGGCGAGGCAGACGCGGCCGTGGCCAACCGGTTCTACGGCTTGAGGCATGCCGCCCAATTTGGCCTGGAAGACACGGCCGTCATGTTTGAACCGTCCGACCTCTTCTTCGCGGCCAAAAAGGGGGAAAACGGCGACCTCTTGAGCGCCATCGATGCCCGGCTTGTTCCCATGAAAAAAGATCCGGGGTCGATTTACCACCAGTCCCTGAAACGCTGGACGATGGAAAAGATCGCCGTTATGCTGCCGGGCTGGATAAGAATAGCCTGTTTTTTAACCGGCGGAATTATTCTCTTTATCACGATCTGGAGCTTTCTGCTCAAGCGTCAGATCAAGGCCCGTACCAGGGATCTGTCCGAACGGAACGAGAAGATCGTTGCCGCCAACCGGGCGCTTGCCTCCAGTGAACGGAAGTATCGTGAACTGCTGGAACACGCCAACAGTATCATTCTGCATTGGACCAGCGACGGACGCATTACCTTTCTGAATGAATTCGGCCAGCGATTCTTCGGCTTTTCTCAAACGGAGATCGTCGGCCGGCACGTGGTCGGCACCATCGTTCCCGACGTTGAATCCGGTGGCCGGGATTTAAAGCCCCTGATGGATAAGATTTGCGTTGATCCAAAAGCGTTCGAACGGAATGTCAATGAAAACATCCGCCGCAACGGCGAGAGAGTCTGGATTTCATGGACCAACAAGGTCTACTTCGATGATAACGGACGGATCGAAGGGATCCTCAGCATCGGCACCGACATCACCGAACAGCGAAGAGTTGAGGAAGAGTTGCGTCGACTCAACCTCGAACTGGAACAACGGGTCGCGCAGCGGACCGTGGATCTGGCCGCGGCCAGGGATCGCGCCGAGTCGGCCGATCGGCTGAAGTCCGCCTTCCTGGCGGTCATGTCGCATGAACTGCGTACGCCGCTCAACTCCATCATCGGGTTTACCGGCATTCTGCTGCAGGAACTGGCCGGTCCCCTGAACCCGGAGCAGAGAAAACAAATGGGAATGGTTCAGGCCAGCGCCCGCCACCTGCTGGCCCTGATCAACGACGTACTGGATATTTCCAAAATAGAAGCCGGTCAGCTTGATCTTTTTCCAACTTCCTTTGATTTAAAGTCGTCCATGGAAAAATCGATTGCCCTGGTCACGCCGCTGGCAGAAAAAAAAGGAATCGATCTGAAACTGGATATCGCTGAAAACGTTGACGCCGTGACAATGGACCAGCGGCGTCTGGAGCAGGTTATCATCAATCTGCTCAACAACGCCGTCAAGTTCACTGAAAAAGGATATGTTCTGCTTTCCTGCCGGAACGACAACGATCACTACGCGGTGTCGGTTTCGGATACCGGCATCGGCATCCGGGATGAGGCGATCCCGGCCCTTTTTCAACCCTTTCATCAGGTCGATAACGGGCTTACCCGAAAACACGAGGGCACCGGCCTGGGGCTGTCCATTTCCAAAAAACTAATTGAGATGATGGGGGGTACCATCAAAGTACAAAGCCAATGGGGGAAGGGCAGTACGTTTACGATACGCTTACCGAAGGGAATGATGAATGCGGAATGATGAATGATGAAATCAAACCCTCCGTTCGTAGTGACGCCGTCAGGCGTTGTTAGAAAGATGAATGCGGAATGATGAAAATGGTGAGATTTCTTAAAGAGGCTGGTTATGGGTGACACGCTGCTGATCATAGAGGATAATGCTCAAAATCTATATTTGATGCGCTTTCTGCTGGAGAAAAACGGCTTTTCCGTTACCGGCGTGGAAAGCGGCCGCGCGGGTATTGACGAAGCGTTGCGAAACAAACCCCGGGCCATTCTGCTCGATATTCAATTGCCGGAAATGGATGGCTACACCGTAGCCGCGGAACTCAAGAAACACGCCGAACTGGCCGATGTGCCCATCATCGCGGTGACCTCTTATGCCATGGTCGGGGACAGGGAACGGGTTCTGGCCGCCGGAGCCGACGGTTATATCGAAAAACCGATTAATCCGGATACGTTTGTTGCGGAAATCCGGAGGTATCTGTAAGCGTTGTTCGTAGTGTGCCCGTAAGGGCATCTTTAACGCGAGGCAGGTTCTGTTCGTAGTGTGCCCGTAAGGGCATAAAGAAACGCCTGACGGCGTCACTACGAACGGGGAGGTGCCCGTAACGTGGTGCAGGTATGCTTGTAGTGTGCCCGTAAGGGCATCTTTAACGCGAGGCAGGTTCTGTTCGTAGTGTGCCCGTAAGGGCATAAAGAAACGCCTGACGGCGTCACTACGAACGGGGAGGTGCCCGTAACGTGGGTCAAGTATGCTTGTAGTGTGCCCGTAAGGGCATCTTTAACGCGAGGCAGGTTCTGTTCGTAGTGTGCCCGTAAGGGCATCTTTAAACTGGTGGGGGGCGGCCATGAACATTCTTATTGTTGATGATCATAAGGAAAACAGCTATCTGCTGGAGAGCCTTTTAAGGGGAAACGGACACAACACGAAAACAGCGGCCGATGGCGTCGAAGCGCTTGAAATACTTGGCGCCGTCGGCATCGACCTGATCATCAGCGACGTTCTCATGCCGGTGATGGACGGGTTCCAGTTGTGCCGCAAAGTGAAAACCGATGACACCCTGCGCGGCATACCGTTTATCATTTACACGGCCACCTATACCGGCCCACAGGACGAAGCGTTTGCCATGAAGATAGGAGCAGATCGCTTTATCGTCAAGCCATGCGAACCGGATGTGTTGATGACGGCCGTGAACGAGGTGATGGCCGGGGCTGCTTTGCGGCAGGCAGACGATTTTCCGGAACCGGTCCGGGAAGAGGAGGTACTCAAGCTCTACAGCGAACGTCTGGTGCGGAAGCTGGAACAGAAAATGTTGCAGGCGGAACAGGAACTCCAGGCCCGACAAGAGGCGGAAAAAGCCCTCCGGCAAAGCGAGTCCCGTTTCCGGCTTTTTGCCGACACGGCACCGGTCGGCGTTGTTATTTCTGATATAAACCAGAACGCTATTTATGTCAGCCCGAAATTCACCAGCCTTTTCGGCTATACGTTAAATGATATCCCGACGGTTGAAACCTGGTTCTCGCTGGCTTACCCCGACGAGGCCTTACGAAATCTCGTCCGTGAGAAGTGGACCGCCGCGGTGACGAAGGCCAGAGAAACACAATCAGAAATCGTTCCCATGGAGTTCCCGGTCAGATGCAAGGATGGAACGATGCGGGAAATCGAATTCCGTATGTCTACAAACCGGGATCTGGATTTTATCGTTTTTACAGACATCACCGAGCGCAGGAAGGCTGAAACAGAACAGGAGACGCTTAAGAATAAGCTTGTCCAGGCTCAAAAGCTGGAATCCGTGGGCCGTCTGGCCGGAGGCGTGGCCCATGATTTCAATAACATGTTGAATGTTATTCTCGGTTACGCGGAATTGGCCTTAAACAGCACGGACGAGAATGATCCACTTTATGAAGACCTGAAGGAGATCCGGGAGGCCGCGCTTCGATCCAGCGATATCACCCGGCAGTTGCTGGCCTTTGCCCGCAGGCAATTGATTGTTCCGCGAACGATCGACCTGAATGAGGCCGTCGGCAACATGCTCAAGATCCTGCGCCGGCTTATCGGCGAGGATATTGAATTGACTTGGAAGCCCGGCGCTTCAATATGGCCGGTGAAAGTGGATCCTTCTCAAGTCGATCAGATTCTGGCCAACCTCTGCATCAACGCCCGGGACGCCATTGCCGGAATCGGCAGGATTACCATCGAAACAGGGACGGAGTCTCTGAATGAAGAGCACTATCTTGTCGCTAATGCCGATTTTGTCCCTGGAGATTATGCCTTGCTGACAGTGAATGACGACGGTCCCGGCATGGACAGGAACACGCTGGAGCATATTTTCGAGCCTTTTTTCACCACCAAGGAAGATGGGCAGGGTACAGGCCTGGGCCTGGCGACGGTGTTCGGTATTGTCCGTCAGAATGATGGCTTTATTGATGTTGACAGCGCCCCTGGCCGGGGGACGACTTTCAAGATTTATTTGCCGCGGCAGGAAGGCGTGACCGATAACTTGGACTTAAAGACGATGTCCGAAATTCAACGGGGCCGAGGTGAAACAGTGCTGGTGGTGGAAGATGAGATCGCTGTTTTGAAACTCACCAGGAAAATGCTTACTGGTTTGGGATATGAGGTGCTGACGGCCGCCACACCGTTAGCGGCGTTAACGCTGGCCAGGGAGCATCAGAAGAGAATCGATTTACTGATGACCGATGTGGTTATGCCCCAAATGAACGGACGGACGCTGGCCGAACATTTGCGAAATCTTTATCCTGCTATACGGATACTGTTTATGTCCGGCTACACGGCTGATGTCATCTCCCGTCGGGGCGTTCTGGATGAAGGCGTTCAATTCATCCAGAAACCGTTCAGCAAGAAAGACCTGGCGATGAAAGTGAGGGAGGCGTTGGATGAATGATGAATTCGGAATGGTGAATGGGAAAAGATGAATTTGGAATGATGAATTCGGAATGGTGAATGAGGAATAAAACGCCTGACGGCGTCACTACGAACGGGGTGGTGCCCGTAACGAGGGGTTGTGCTTGCTTGTAGTGTGCCCGTAAGGGCATCGTTAAAGCGAGGTTGTGCATGAGCGGCGGCCTCTGAACGCCTGACGGCGTCACTACGAACGGGGTGGTGCCCGTAACGAGGGGTTGTGCTTGCTTGTAGTGTGCCCGTAAGGGCATCGTTAAAGCGAGGTTGTGCATGAGCGGCGGCCTCTGAACGCCTGACGGCGTCACTACGAACGGGGTGGTGCCCGTAACGGAGTGGTTGTGCTTGCTTGTAGTGTGCCCGTAAGGGCATCGTTAAAGCGAGGTTGTGCATGAGCGGCGGCCTCTGAACGCCTGACGGCGTCACTACGAACGGGGTGGTGCCCGTAACGAGTGGTTGTGCTTGCTTGTAGTGTGCCCGTAAGGGCATCGTTAAAACGAGGTTGTGCATGAGCGGCGGCCTGTGAACGCCTGACGGCGTCACTACAAACGGGAAGGTGCCCGTAACGAGGGGTTGTGCTTGTTCGTAGTGTGCCCGTAAGGGCATCGTTAACGTGGGGCAGGTATGTTTGTAGTGTGCCCGTAAGGGCATCGTTTGTGGTCATGTCGGAGAAGAATGGTCGGAAACCGGCTAAAAGACAAAGGTTGAAAATTATCCATGGTCTATATCGATTTGATTCATAACCTGGCGTTGCTGGTAGCTTTGAGCATCGTCTCCGGATTCATTGAAAAACGCTGGCCGCGGCAAACCCGTTCGGGCGTTTTGCTGCAAGGCCTCCTGTTTGGCATGACCGCTGTTCTGGGCATGCTGCGACCCGTGAATCTCGGACCCGGCCTGATCTTCGACGGCCGGTCGATCATGGTCAGCCTGTGCGCTCTTTTCTTCGGCCCCTGGGCCGCGTCACTGGCGGGCACCTTGACGGTGGCCTGTCGCCTGTGGATGGGGGGATCGGGCACGCTGACCGGCACGCTGGTTATTATTTCCTCGGCCATGATCGGCCTGCTGGCCCGTCACTATCTCAAACCTGAAACGCGACCGTTGTCGGCGTCGAACCTTTATCTGTTCGGCATCGCCGTCCATCTGGCCATGATCGCCCTGATGTTTACCCTGCCCGAAGGCGCCGGCCCGGTGGTGGCTAAGCGCATTGCCCCTCCGGTAATGCTGCTCTATCCCCTGGCCACGATTCTGGCCGGAAAAATCCTGCGAGATCAGGTGGAAGCGGGGCGGCAAATGGCGATTGTGCGGGAAAGCATGGACCGGTTCAGGCACGTGTTTGAGTCGGCCAATGTGGGCAAATCCCTCACCCTGCCCACCGGCGAAATCAACGTCAATAAAGCCTTTGCCGACTTTTTAGGGTACACGCCGGAAGAATTAAAACATAAAAAATGGCAGGATCTTACCCCGGAAGAT
It includes:
- a CDS encoding PAS domain S-box protein; this encodes MAPHLSVVAPLYSDVGSPRPLGTLLLVSDANEFLFPLIQSWPLPSRTAETLLVRRDGDEALFLNSLRHQPGAALNLRIPLNRTDVPAVMAIMGKVGVVRGKDYRGVDVLSAVLPVPDSPWFIVSKMDTEEAFAGWRNRSLLILSLIVILTGMTVVAGFAFWQREKKYHFQTILMSEAARKVDEERYRITLHSIGDAVIATDAGGRVTIMNAVAEKLTGWNENEARQRHLDGVFRIVNEETGSTVESPVTKVLNEGVVVGLANHTMLIAKDGARRPIADSGAPIRDENGNITGVVLVFRDQTEEREAREALFESEQKHRRLFESMTDAFVSTDMAGVLQEFNPAYQAMLGYDDGELRRLTYQDLTPEKWHAMESEIVEKQILKTGFSDVYEKEYRRRDGSIFPVELRTFLIRDDANQPIGMWTIVRDITIRKRMERELSLRNRIAEIFLTSSSEEMYLKVLTDILEELASPFGVFGYLDEKGALVVPTMTRTVWDRCRIPDKQFVFPRETWGDSSWPRCLRIKQATFTNKPSDRTPAGHIRITRHISIPLLHMGEAIGLIQVANKDTDYTVEDVSLLETIGKSIAPVLQARLVAERQSIEKEKLHEQLLQSQKMESVGRLAGGVAHDFNNMLNVILGYAELALEKVALGDPLRDDLTEIFDAGRRSAEITHQLLAFARKQIIIPRALSLNDNVEKLLKMLRRLIGEDIDLVWKPGPGLWPVYTDSSQIDQILANLCVNARDAIEGVGRITIETGNVILDDAYCTNHAEFIPGEFVVLTVSDNGRGMNNEIRQHIFEPFFTTKDVGEGTGLGLAMVYGIARQNNGFINVYSEVGQGTTFKIYLPRYMGAVEITEVRDSMDIQPGRGETVLVVEDEAPVLRLSRKVLTELGYVALAAHNPREALKLAGEHPGAIDLLITDLVMPEMNGRDLAERMLTLYPALKVLFMSGYTSETISRHGVLEKGVHFIQKPFNKKDLAGKVREALDE
- a CDS encoding ATP-binding protein, producing the protein MAKKWRADSAGRIKFLIAIMLLAMSVAGIQSAAAGNRLVTVGVYENSPKIFTDESGKPAGVFIDVIENIAQAEGWNLRYVSGTWGEGLDRLKNGEIDLMPDVAYTPAREEIYAFHRTPVLSSWYQVYARKGSGIRSILDLSGKRIVVLERSVQQDAFARLSGGFGLNATIISLADYRATFELVARGEADAAVANRFYGLRHAAQFGLEDTAVMFEPSDLFFAAKKGENGDLLSAIDARLVPMKKDPGSIYHQSLKRWTMEKIAVMLPGWIRIACFLTGGIILFITIWSFLLKRQIKARTRDLSERNEKIVAANRALASSERKYRELLEHANSIILHWTSDGRITFLNEFGQRFFGFSQTEIVGRHVVGTIVPDVESGGRDLKPLMDKICVDPKAFERNVNENIRRNGERVWISWTNKVYFDDNGRIEGILSIGTDITEQRRVEEELRRLNLELEQRVAQRTVDLAAARDRAESADRLKSAFLAVMSHELRTPLNSIIGFTGILLQELAGPLNPEQRKQMGMVQASARHLLALINDVLDISKIEAGQLDLFPTSFDLKSSMEKSIALVTPLAEKKGIDLKLDIAENVDAVTMDQRRLEQVIINLLNNAVKFTEKGYVLLSCRNDNDHYAVSVSDTGIGIRDEAIPALFQPFHQVDNGLTRKHEGTGLGLSISKKLIEMMGGTIKVQSQWGKGSTFTIRLPKGMMNAE
- a CDS encoding response regulator translates to MGDTLLIIEDNAQNLYLMRFLLEKNGFSVTGVESGRAGIDEALRNKPRAILLDIQLPEMDGYTVAAELKKHAELADVPIIAVTSYAMVGDRERVLAAGADGYIEKPINPDTFVAEIRRYL
- a CDS encoding response regulator; the encoded protein is MNILIVDDHKENSYLLESLLRGNGHNTKTAADGVEALEILGAVGIDLIISDVLMPVMDGFQLCRKVKTDDTLRGIPFIIYTATYTGPQDEAFAMKIGADRFIVKPCEPDVLMTAVNEVMAGAALRQADDFPEPVREEEVLKLYSERLVRKLEQKMLQAEQELQARQEAEKALRQSESRFRLFADTAPVGVVISDINQNAIYVSPKFTSLFGYTLNDIPTVETWFSLAYPDEALRNLVREKWTAAVTKARETQSEIVPMEFPVRCKDGTMREIEFRMSTNRDLDFIVFTDITERRKAETEQETLKNKLVQAQKLESVGRLAGGVAHDFNNMLNVILGYAELALNSTDENDPLYEDLKEIREAALRSSDITRQLLAFARRQLIVPRTIDLNEAVGNMLKILRRLIGEDIELTWKPGASIWPVKVDPSQVDQILANLCINARDAIAGIGRITIETGTESLNEEHYLVANADFVPGDYALLTVNDDGPGMDRNTLEHIFEPFFTTKEDGQGTGLGLATVFGIVRQNDGFIDVDSAPGRGTTFKIYLPRQEGVTDNLDLKTMSEIQRGRGETVLVVEDEIAVLKLTRKMLTGLGYEVLTAATPLAALTLAREHQKRIDLLMTDVVMPQMNGRTLAEHLRNLYPAIRILFMSGYTADVISRRGVLDEGVQFIQKPFSKKDLAMKVREALDE